The Elaeis guineensis isolate ETL-2024a chromosome 5, EG11, whole genome shotgun sequence DNA segment AGCATGAGAAGTATCATCCCGTATGTGAAGCCATGTCTTAGAATTTCCGTTCTTCTCTTCATCATGTATTCTATTCTTAAGGATATCTATCTTGTCCTTGCATGCTTTTACAAAAACACCAACCTGAAAAGAGAACTCATTAATCAATAGAAAGACATATTAACAAGCACATCCCAGCAGTGCTCCATGAATCATTAAAAATAAGCCATGTGAAATGGATCATACTACCGAGTAAACATTACAAAAAACTGTTCCACAATTAAGGTAACATTTTACGTGCCATATATTTATTCTAGGATTGCATGATTGCCCATAAAAGTCAATGAATAATGAGTCTTAATCAGTGGATACAATACTATGAGGACCTCTAAAGCTTATAACAAGAATCCTGCATGAGATGACTAACAACAAAGCAAGAATACATAGTGTTTCAGTAATGCCCTTCGCCTCAGTACATCTAGTTACAATAACCCTGTGTCAAGGTCAATGTCTACACCAAATAACATCATTTTGAAATTTTGGTACAAGACATTAGGCAATCAACCGTCACTTAGGGAAAGCATGCACATGAATCTACTTAAAATATATAGATAAAGTCCCTGAACACTGAATAGTTTAAAAAATCTCAGACCAAATGCTAGTAAAGATTCCGCCAAATCAGGGTGCCATCTAAAAAATACACAATTGTTAAATATGTTAAAAAGTGCTCCCTATCTAGTACGTCCCTCACACTGATCTAGCTTTCATATTAGGCAACATTTAATCTAAGTCCCAAGATCTGAAAGAAAAAGACTAATGACTCAAGCAATGAACAGTGCGTGAATCAGACCAGTTGCGGAAGTCAGAGTCATCTTATATAGTCACATGCCCTGCTAATTGGAATCTTTGGGTtgcttcaattaaaaaaaaattaatgtctcTTGGAACATAGCTCCAACTTTGTTCTATTGATAAAAAAATGCAGTATGCCAACTGTCAAGATACTGTTAGAGAAGAGGTGCAAAAGAAACTGCACACTCGATAttcatatgaaaaatattattgataGAACAAAACAATTTAATGACATATGTATAGGGTAGAGTAAGATGTTAACAGAGGTAGTTGAATGACTCACTTCATGCTCAATGTTGTCCCTTTCTTGTTCTGTAATGCGATGCAAATCCACATAATCTTTCCGATGCTTTAAAATAAAACGTTCCAATTCTGTGATGCTTTCGAGCTATGAATAAACACATAAAAATGGAAACATTAACTTCCTCTAGAATAACATGTTTTTTACCCCAAATCTAAATCACAACCATCTCACAGGACAAAGAAAGAAAACGTTGAAGGACAAAAGATATGGAAGAGATCAAGATGACAGAGCAGCCACTCATACCGTCTTGAGTGCAGCTTTGGTAAATGGTGTCCTTTGGGATGCCAAGATTGCAGCCAATTTGGACTGTCAAATGTGAAATTGGACCATAAGCAACTGTTGTTAAAACACTTAAACAGATTCATAGCTAATGCATGTATACAAATTGCTTACGATATAGGAATCAGTGTTTTGCAAGTTCATCCTAGGTTATGGCTTTAGATGCTAATTCTATAAGACAGTTTCGGATCCATGCATTAAATTAATTACATGATATTGGGATTTTTCATGTGGCATACATATGAATAATCAATAGGCCACTCTTACGTAAGTGTTGGAGGTATTGCCGCTTAACATGGTATAATAATTCAAAgcattaaatttattttctagagCATTTAGCAAAGCATAAATCAGGTTCAGGAGCTTTTGCCCGCCTCACATCCAAAAGGAACAGAAAAAAGGTACTGAAATAATCAATAACCTCAATATATACAAGGAAAAGAGCCTCAATACGGACAGCATCCTTCAAATCTACAATTCTATCCCTAATAATGGCCATGAGTTCATCAATTGTAGGCAAGCATCCACTTTAAcaaatacttattattttttaaattattatttttctctttatttatGTATCCTAACAATATCTGCTGCAAATATAATATACAGATGAATGCTAGCTcaaatatgataaatataatatccaacaaactagaaaaattgaGTGCTGTCAGCTTTTATAAGAAAGACAAAACTaagtatataattataaaaaaaattcataaggcAACGAAATATACAGTGAACTACGTGATTTATATTCAAAAGCATTCTAACACCAATTTAATCGTTTATATACTCTTTATATGTAAAGATtttgcaatatttttttttgaagaatgtcACAAAGCAATCcaccatggaaaaaaaaaaaagggaataaaTCCTGGATtatccaaataatattttattccaAAAAAATCTAGTGAACAGAGGGTAAAACACAGAATTTTGATAATTGCAACATTTGTCAAGCTGGGCTTCCAACCATTCCAACACGAAAATAAGAAAAGAATGACTTGGTGCAGAAACAAATGAAGAGAATTTATCTTGTTCAAGTTCAAGCTAGGGTTCCATTTCGATTTCTTGATACAACCATCGAACAAATTTAAGAATGGCTGCTTAACGTAGAAATAATTATACTCAAATTCGAATGACTCAATCTCCAATGCTTGAAACCAAAGAATGAAAGAAGATCGGATGAGCAAAAGAGATTTGAACTGTAGGTGCTGCTGGTGATTggctcactaggattgatggaatGCTTAGGATTAGAGTGGAGGATGGAGGAATAGGACTagatagagaaaaagaagataaacCAATGAGAGGGGAAGGAAAAAGAATAGAGAGAGGAAGTGAGATCAAGGAAGATGAAGATAGTCTCCGGTTATAAAGCCCGGTCTGCAACAATCTTGGGTTGGGTTCATCCAAACCTCAGCTAGACCCAGTCCATCTACGAGCCATGTGGGCCGTTAAGGAGGACATTTGTAGTTGATCGCATGATGCAGACTTGGGCCATCAAGATCGATCCAGTAGTTAAGCTGCGAGTTCTTACATGAAAATTGAATTTTGAGATGATGTCGGTGGAAATAAGTTGGCGGCTGAGACATCAAGCAAGATTTTTAGTTTCAGTACCGATGGTCATTTCAATCGGTTGGCGGCATGGTCCGGTATGGTTCTTATCGGATCGGGACAAACTGACAAAAGAAGGAATGGATGTTTcgaggaagagaaaaagaggaaaagaaagagagaggggggtcCACCGGAGAGGTCACTGGAGGGCCTCTGGCTTGCCGCAGTAGTTGTCGGGTGGCGTAAATGCCGTCTGTGGCTCCGCAGTGTGAAATGAGGGCAATCGCCCTGATTTCATAGGTTTTTTAAAAAAGTTCGATAACAATGAAGCTGACAATGAGTTTGCTGGCTTCACTATTTctgatctttttttaaaaaaaatttgaagccgACAAACGAAGTGCCAGCTTCActgtttttcttctcttttagaaAAGGGCCGATGACCACTTCCGTGACACTGCCTGTGCCGCTTCCATCGCTCGATGGCCATGGTGGccacccaaagactgcccatcgGCTTTactgttcttctttttctttagaaaAGGATCGACGCCCACCATTTTCACGATTCCGCTTACGCCGTTTTCGCCCTCCGATGGCCACGGCGGCCACCCAAAGACCTCGGACGGCCTTTCCGCCGTCCCGACCTCCCATCTCTGGTggtctcctctctttctttctcactcGTTGCAGCATCTTCATCGAGCGAACTGAATCACGACGGCTTTCACATCCCTCCGACGGCCATAAGGGGCCACTGCTGGCTTCCGacggcctctccctctcctcctctctctttgcctctgttttcttctctttcttctctggtATCAATATGTgccatttttttcatcaaaatcatcCCGATTCTTCATCGGTCTGATTTGGCACGTCCTGAATTGTCCGATTTGAAATAATTCTGAGAACTATGCTGCCAAAAATTGCACCAAAGatttttcttaaaattcaaaaataatgctGCATTTTCAAAAGAGATAAAGATTGCATTTTCCTTTCAGTTACTACAAATTTTATGCACGTACGTTGATGATAGTTTGTGCTGAAATTTGGAGGAACTAGAATCTAACTGGGATTTGcattagccttttttttttttttttttttttttttatgtacaaGATGGTAGAACTATCAGTCATTTAGTTTTTCTGGACTGGAAATAAATTTAAGTGAAAGGGAGAAAATTTTAACTGGATGAGATTCATTCATGCAAAATCTGCAGGCTACGATTTTTCATTTCAACTCGGAAGTTAAGGGTGGAGTGCCAGATTTGACGACTGATGTCCTCCATGACCATCGAAGGCTAGATAGATGAAGCAGGGAAGTGATCAACCGGTACGAAGaaggagaggtgaagaaatttaaaaaaagaaatggATAATGGAAGTTTTCACATGGGACAATCGGATAGGCAAGTtttctctatttatttatttaacttTTTAAGTGCTTGTATTGAAAAATTTTGGTAGAACAGTGTCTACAAAGGTGAAACCGCATAATGAAGCGCACTAGTTCGAAACCCATAataagcataaatttttttttctcaaattaatataacttaaaaaataaatatataaaaatatatactatacacacatatataagattatatattctcaaaaataatattaaataaaaattaaaaaattgctCAACTTCCTTCTCCATAGTAAATCTTAATATAATTTAGTCAGCATTGATCTAATGTGACACAATTATATTAGTTGTTAAtatttgaataataaaaaaaaataattaggtggTATtcgaataattatatttttatttatatattttatcatcTTAGAGTTAGCGATGGTTAATTTacctttaaaatattattttaaagttcaaatatatctaaaaattaattaaaacaacAAAACTGCATagataaattaagaaaaaaatctaaaatctaaaaaaaaaactatcctaAGAAAATACCGGAATGCTCGGCCAAAACAACCACCGGAACTAGACACAACAAGGGGTGATTCATCTATGGGTAACCAAGATATCTCCATcccatgaaatttaaaattttgatttaagtacTAAAAATATAGAGAATATAATAACTCTATTTATAAGTAAAGATTTAACTTGATCACCAATCCGATCAGGACAtccagaaaagagagagaaagaactgGACAGCGGTAGACCACTCTGAACTAGTAACATGCACATGTTGATGGATCTTGATGACTTGAGTCGGTCACCTCATCTGGATGGACAGACATATGGTGGGCGTTGGGATGGTGGTCCGCCTCTACAGCAGAGCGACCATCGGAGGCTTAGGAGCCAGCTAAGTAAAATTTCCTGTGCTATTATTCTCGGCTGCCCATCAAGGAAGGTAAGGCTCTAACCCGCCAACATAAAAGTTTATGCCGGTATTGTTAGGAATTACCGTCTATATAGGAGACTACGACCTCATGTTCATGAGATGCACCAGAAATGATCCATCCTCTGAATTGCATCAGTTACCTGAGAAACTTCCATCTCAATAACCGACATCTGATAAGAACAGAATATATCCAACTCTACAGGTAAGACAGCGAGAGGATCACGAGTCAAATAACATATGCAGGTCGCCACGTCAAAGTTTTCTGGTAATCTGATCTTCATGCACCTTAGTTTGTCACCAGTTGGTTCAACTTGTAAACCCGCCTAAATAAAATCTCTATTGTCATATCAAAATCCACGGGAtactttaaactcaaaaaaataaaactcgACCTTCGACGATATCATGCAAAAGCCAATATACCTAGCACATGACAGGACATTTATTTGATTCACAAGGAACTTACAGTACAAACACCAGCAATTAAACTCAACATATACCTTGACCCATAGGTCAGGGATACAGTCTGAAAGAGTATACCATCATTCTCTCATTTCTTTCCATACCGATGGAGATCTCATATCTTTAGCCATTCCAAGCAACAGCAGAGGCCCAAACAAAACTTCGCAGGATAGTCCCTTATATAAACCTCTCTGCTGTATCCAATGATATAAAAACTAAAAGATCGGCTGCGATGAGCCATTGTAACACGTGTGACAGGGACAACAGATATCATGTGCCTCTCACAAACGACCCTTGCAGAAGGGGGAACAGGAGACCGTCCGGCAATAACTTCTGAAGAAAACCTATTTAGAAGATAAGAGTCAGCAAAGAAGGCAGGCGTGCATTGGTATGCCTGTATGTTGCACAGCTGGACACCTCTGGCTTTGTGGAACACCTCATCAGGAACTGAGGCAGCACCACTGGTGGCACTAACTTTTCGGTTGGAAAGGGTCCTCCTGCATATAGATCCAAAGTAAATGACAAAATTGGCCCTTCAGCTGTTTTCATATTAATGCATAAGCACATATAAATATATGCATCTACAGGCACTAGTTCCTCCATAAATGTTGTCAACAGATCACTAGGATGAGGTTGGGCATTTACCTGTCATGCATATATGTGTGGGGGCAAGCATGCATGATAAGATGTTCATGGTCATTCATATAAGAAACAAGCATGTGCAAAGATGATGTATGATATCAACATCCAATAAACTTTTGTTCCATAGAGTATCAACTGATAATATGAGTACCGATCAAAGTACTAGAAATTTACAATGGTAGAACATGCTGTAGTTCTTGTAGCTGCCTATAAATATTTTTGAGGCATAATATCACAGAAGGGTCCACCATGGCTGTCATTCAAGAGTCATTCAAGATCAATGAATGTCTATCAGTCCCAAACTAAATCATTAATGACCAATAACTCATAAATAAGTTGCAAGAAAAGATGAACGTCTCCTAGGAACAGTATGAGTCCTACAGAAGCATGAATCTGAATTTTCAACTGTTCTCATGTCATATTCTGTAAATATAACCAAATCTATTATACGAAATTATCATAACATGATGTCTTGCCTATTTGAGCAACATTATTATATTTTTAGCAATATAACATGTAGGTTAAAGTTAAATGCACCAAACAAATAATATATTGGATGCTTACCAGGAAGGTGCAACATACCACATAGCACAGGTTGCACTACTGAGTCATAGGCTCCCCAATATCTATTACAATGACACTACTAAGCTATCCATTAGGCATGAACACACGCGCACATACACAGAGAAGATAAGCAACTAGAGAGAACAATCCAGAGGAGAGTTGCAGTCTTCATAGGATCAATTTAACCAAGATGCAGTGGCACCGCTAATGCATCCACGTATCTTGGAGTACACCAGTTAAGAAAATATAATTCAAGTATTTGCATTCACATGATACAAGAAATTTGGCATCACAATGTAGAACACATACCATTTAACAAGAGCAATGCTGCGTGTGAGGAGGGAACCTTGTCCGCTGCATGTCTGACATTTTACTAGCCCACGTGATCCACATGTTACACAGAGTAGCATTCCCTTACCATTGCAGTTTGTGCATCTG contains these protein-coding regions:
- the LOC140857869 gene encoding syntaxin-81-like, yielding MAIIRDRIVDLKDAVRIEALFLVYIESKLAAILASQRTPFTKAALKTLESITELERFILKHRKDYVDLHRITEQERDNIEHEVGVFVKACKDKIDILKNRIHDEEKNGNSKTWLHIRDDTSHADMVAHKHGVKKSKIGGGAPSTILLIYEITTADRQR